In Syntrophales bacterium, a genomic segment contains:
- a CDS encoding formylmethanofuran dehydrogenase subunit B: MSAGETVCTACSCLCDDIEIEMENGRIAKMGNACRKGTAFFFGAEIEKLRTGHLVERRQVDGEQAIDAAAQLLSRARHPLLFGLDNATLEAQAAGIELARMLGAVLDDSSSFCQGKLTQDILTGVLPTCTFDQIHDADLFIYWGANPHNTHPRHLSKFSLYAHRKYHEMGAKRYVSLAVVDVRESETAGAGVAHRFFKILPGEDGAFIAAIIAGIKDNPVRKDAAEFLKLLKQSRCTVIFVGLGLTYSLDNDFSLFYEMIEHLGGWMKTAVIPMGGHYNVRGFNHSLYNATGHVNKVSFANDGTVAHGDEFSLLEQVRNRLVDCLLIIGADPFSALPMSVLRHLDGIPLITLDPFRTATTEASSVVLGVSLTGLEAGGTAMRMDGTPVTLMPAKVAAKQSDAQILERIVISHKS, translated from the coding sequence ATGAGCGCCGGTGAAACGGTCTGTACTGCCTGCAGTTGCCTTTGCGACGACATCGAGATAGAAATGGAAAATGGAAGGATTGCGAAGATGGGAAACGCCTGTCGCAAAGGCACTGCTTTTTTTTTTGGCGCTGAGATTGAGAAACTGAGAACCGGCCATCTCGTTGAAAGACGACAGGTGGATGGGGAGCAGGCCATTGATGCCGCTGCACAGTTGCTCTCCAGGGCGCGCCATCCTCTGCTTTTCGGCCTGGACAATGCCACACTGGAGGCCCAGGCAGCGGGGATTGAGCTGGCCAGGATGCTGGGAGCGGTACTCGACGACAGTTCATCCTTTTGCCAGGGAAAACTCACTCAGGACATCTTGACCGGTGTCCTTCCCACGTGTACTTTTGATCAGATTCATGATGCCGACTTGTTTATTTACTGGGGCGCCAACCCGCACAACACCCACCCTCGCCACCTTTCCAAATTTTCCCTGTATGCCCACCGCAAGTACCATGAAATGGGAGCAAAACGCTATGTGAGCCTTGCCGTCGTAGATGTAAGGGAAAGTGAGACGGCCGGGGCCGGTGTGGCCCATCGTTTTTTCAAGATCCTGCCGGGGGAGGATGGTGCATTCATTGCGGCTATCATTGCTGGGATCAAGGATAATCCGGTCAGAAAGGATGCGGCGGAGTTTCTCAAGTTACTCAAGCAATCACGCTGTACTGTGATTTTTGTCGGTTTGGGGCTGACCTATTCTCTCGACAATGACTTTTCTCTCTTTTACGAAATGATAGAACACTTAGGCGGCTGGATGAAGACGGCCGTGATTCCCATGGGTGGCCATTATAATGTGAGGGGGTTTAATCACTCGCTGTATAACGCCACGGGGCACGTGAACAAGGTGAGCTTCGCCAACGACGGTACTGTTGCCCACGGGGATGAATTTTCCCTGCTGGAACAGGTGAGAAACCGTTTAGTTGATTGCCTCCTCATCATTGGGGCCGATCCTTTTTCTGCCCTGCCGATGTCTGTTCTCCGGCATTTAGACGGCATACCCCTGATTACCCTGGATCCCTTCCGTACCGCCACCACCGAAGCCTCATCGGTGGTCTTAGGGGTCTCCCTTACGGGCTTAGAGGCCGGGGGGACGGCGATGCGCATGGACGGGACGCCGGTAACGCTTATGCCGGCAAAGGTGGCAGCCAAGCAAAGTGACGCACAGATACTGGAAAGAATAGTCATAAGTCATAAGTCGTAA
- a CDS encoding molybdopterin dinucleotide binding domain-containing protein translates to MKLKIVTYRDIFLWSERYKEDGWLDAAVVRLSPQDLADLGIAENGKLKLTSSEGSIVVDVLAEPKCPPGYGYMPVSPIINRLTTCRPGKLPNFKHIEVEAEAEVQEPESRSQEPK, encoded by the coding sequence ATGAAACTGAAGATTGTTACTTACAGAGACATCTTTCTCTGGTCGGAAAGATATAAAGAGGACGGCTGGCTGGACGCTGCCGTTGTCCGTTTATCCCCGCAGGATTTAGCCGACCTGGGGATTGCAGAAAATGGTAAGTTAAAATTGACAAGTAGCGAAGGCAGTATCGTGGTGGATGTCCTTGCCGAGCCCAAATGCCCGCCAGGGTACGGTTACATGCCGGTAAGTCCAATCATTAACCGGTTAACCACCTGCAGGCCGGGAAAACTGCCCAATTTCAAACATATTGAGGTTGAGGCCGAGGCTGAAGTCCAGGAGCCAGAATCCAGGAGCCAGGAGCCAAAATAA